One window of Triticum dicoccoides isolate Atlit2015 ecotype Zavitan chromosome 5A, WEW_v2.0, whole genome shotgun sequence genomic DNA carries:
- the LOC119303153 gene encoding uncharacterized protein LOC119303153, with product MREGGSGSGREGGEEKEAGRERERGPRPGCGGEAAGQAAADCAAVCCCCPMALLEVVLLVAVRLPADLARRARQRRRRRRGGSGSASLSGSTKAMFAAADALEADEAEAGARREEEAAEAASEFEREIMASRLYGAGFWRSNSSRSSSRASSARR from the coding sequence ATGCGGGAGGGCGGCTCCGGCTCCGGCCGCGAAGGCGgggaggagaaggaggcggggcGGGAGCGGGAGCGCGGGCCGCGGCCGGGGTGCGggggcgaggcggcggggcaggcggCGGCGGACTGCGCGGCGGTGTGCTGCTGCTGCCCCATGGCGCTGCTGGAGGTCGTGCTGCTCGTCGCGGTCCGGCTGCCGGCCGACCTCGCGCGGCGGGCCAGGcagaggcggcgccggcggcgcggcggcagcggGTCGGCGTCGCTGTCCGGGAGCACCAAGGCCATGTTCGCGGCCGCGGACGCGCTGGAGGCGGACGAGGCCGAGGCCGGGGCGAGGcgcgaggaggaggcggccgaggcggcgTCTGAGTTCGAGCGCGAGATCATGGCCTCCCGCCTCTACGGCGCCGGGTTCTGGCGCTCCAACTCCTCCCGCTCCAGCTCCCGCGCATCCTCCGCGCGCCGGTAG